Sequence from the Nitrososphaerota archaeon genome:
CAGCACCCTCAGGCGTCACATCCTTCTCCTCCCAGGAGCCTGTCACAAGGATCTTCATAGCTATTATAAGCAGCAGAAGCCCACCAGCAATCTTAAAGCTCTCTACAGATATGCCGAAGAGCGCTAGCAGGAGGTGGCCCGCGAACGCGAAGACAAGCAGCAGCGCTGCCGAGACGACGATTGCTGATCTGAAGGTTCGCCTCCTCTGAACCGGGCTAAGGTTCCTCGTCAAACCTATGAAGATGGGCACATTACCTATAGGGTCAACTACAACAAACAAGGCGACAACCGCCTTCAGAAGCGCCTGCCAATCAATCTGAAGCCAATCCAAACCGACTCAACACAACCTACTAAAGAGAGATAAATTAACCTTAGCCCCCCAACCCATCATGTAGCATCCGTAAGAAAGCGAGCCAAGAAGACTCCCTCCGCATTCTCTCAATTTTACTATGTGAGATTCATTCTATTTTTGGCACTTCAGTCGAGGAGAAGCTCACAGACGC
This genomic interval carries:
- a CDS encoding MarC family protein yields the protein MDWLQIDWQALLKAVVALFVVVDPIGNVPIFIGLTRNLSPVQRRRTFRSAIVVSAALLLVFAFAGHLLLALFGISVESFKIAGGLLLLIIAMKILVTGSWEEKDVTPEGAGAVPMAFPLLAGPGAITTTIVMLQITSVVEVILAVILVILLTSVVLISIEKIYLFLGETGSAVAARLMAIFIAAIAFQFMIEGLRFYFT